The Quercus lobata isolate SW786 chromosome 4, ValleyOak3.0 Primary Assembly, whole genome shotgun sequence genome segment ATGCCTTCTCCCTGGATCTCCAAATAATGCTCACTACACTATAAATACGTAAAAACACTTCATTTTATGTTCAAGTAACATGaaaattctctttaaaaaaaaatcaatggatCTTCAGATAACACTTACTacataataaaaacatataagcaCTTCATTTTATTGCTAAGTAATatgtaaattgaaaaaaaaaaatcaatgaaacacTTACGTTTTATACGAATCAATTTCTGAGCAATTGCTAAGTACATACCATCGAGCCCGTGTGAGATGCGTATCATCAAGTCTTACATATTTTGCTGCTCCTAAAGGACGTACTGATTGTGAAAAAACAGACAAGCCTACATCCCTTTCCCCCTGACACCTATCGCTATTCCGCTCCTCATAACTCCATACTGTCTCAATCTCACGAAGATACATGGAGCAAAATGTCAAACATTCAATAGATAAATATCCCTCAGCAATTGACCCTTCTGGACGTGCTCTGTTTCGCACAAACCGCTTTAATTTACCAAGAAACCTTTCAATTGGATACATCTAACGAAATTGAACAGGACTTGCAAGCTCTGCCTCTCGAGGTAAATAAAGAGCTAGATGTACCATTATATCGAAAAAAGCAGGTGGAAATATCATTTCCATTTTGCATAAAATCACAACAATGTCTTCCTTCATTTGATTTAAGACATCTAACTTCAATGTTCGTGAACACAAgtccttaaaaaataaacacaattcAGTCAATGTTGTACGTATATTATCATTGAAATATCCACGAATTGCAACAGGAAGTAATCGTTGTAAGAGTACATGAAGATCATGACTTTTCATTCCTGAAATCGTACCCTCATTGGTGTTCACACATCTACTAATGTTAGATGCATACCCATCAGGAAACTTTACATTTTTTAGCCAATCACAGAATCTTGTATTCTCAACTTTTGTCAATGTATACTTTGCTTGTGGCATTTTTGTAGATGTACCAATTTTCTGTAAGTGCAAATCTTTACGTATGCCCATATCTTCTAAATCCTTTCGTGCTTTAGAAGTgtctttatttttcccttttccacTATCATACATCAGTGTACCTAAGACACTGTCACATATATTCTTCTCAATATGCATGACATCTAAGTTATGTCTCAGTTTTAGTGTTGACCAATAAggtaactcaaaaaaaatacttttctttGTCCAATTCAACTCGATCTTTGTgcgctttctttttcttgtagcTTCATCATCTCCAAATTGCACTTTTGGAACATTCATTAGTTGTTGTAACAGTTGATCTCCTGATAATTCATTAGGAGCTATCCTATGCTCTTCAGTTCCatcaaaaaattcttttttctggCCCCAATTATGCTCCTGAGGTAAGAATCGATGATGACCCATGTAACACAATTTGTGGCTAGACTTCAAATAACTCGACTCTGTATTCTCATTACATATGGGACATGCTAACTTTCCCTTGGTAGACCACCCAGATAAGTTCGCATATGCAGGAAAATCATTTATAGTCCATAATAACGCTGCATGCAACTTAAATGAATGTTGCTTTGATGAGTCATACGTCTTGATGCCTTCATtccataattcttttaaatCATCCACTAACGACTGCAAGTACACATCAATTTTGTTTCCAGGTGCCTTACGTCCAGGAATAAGTAAGGACAAAATCATATATGGATCCTTCATACACCTCCATGGAGGTAAATTATACGGCATAAGTACTACTGGCCACATGCTATATGATGTACTCATGTTACCAAATGGATTAAACCCATCGCTTGCTAAACCAAGTCGCACATTGCGGGAATCTGCAGCAAACCAAGCATGTTTTTTATCAAACTCTTTCCACACTATTGAATCGGCAGGATGTCTAAGGTAATCTCCATCTTCAAGTCGCTCATCTTTGTGCCACCTCATGTCTTTAGCTAAATCTTTTGACATAAACAATCGCTGCAACCTTGGTTTAATTGGAAAATACCTTAAGACCTTCCAAggaatttttttacctttaccATTGTCCTCTTTCCATCTTGAAGTATGACATTTTCGGCATTCTTCTTTATCAGCATGTTCCTTCCAAAAAAGTGTACATACATTTTTGCATACATGTATCAACTCATAGCTAAAACCCAAGTCTCGCCTAAACTGCTTCGCTTCATAATATGATTTTGGCAATGACTCCCCATCTGGGAGTGCCTGCTTTATCAAGTCAATCATCAAATCAAACGACTTATCACTCCAATTGCAAAGTGTCTTTATATGAAGCAGCTTCATACAAAAAGagagtttagaaaactttttacAACCTGGATAAAGCTCACATTGGGCATCTTCCCACAACTGATCAAAAGGTCTTGCTTTGTGATCATTGTTTGATGGACCTGGAGAAGTGGAGGATTCACCTATATTTGCATCTGGAAATGTCCCCCTATAAATGTCATCTAACATTTCTCCAACGTCATCAATGTCCTCTGCTTGTGAATTATTATCATTATGCTCAACTTGCACATGTTTAAAAAATGGATCTTCTTCCCCATGAAATATCCATTCAGTGTAATTCAAATCAAAtctattcaaaattaaatgagTCTCCACCGCGTCTATATGTTGATAATATCAATTTGTGCATTTACGACATGGACACTTAATCCTACCAACTCGATCCGCATGACCACGTGCCA includes the following:
- the LOC115984831 gene encoding uncharacterized protein LOC115984831; the protein is MLDDIYRGTFPDANIGESSTSPGPSNNDHKARPFDQLWEDAQCELYPGCKKFSKLSFCMKLLHIKTLCNWSDKSFDLMIDLIKQALPDGESLPKSYYEAKQFRRDLGFSYELIHVCKNVCTLFWKEHADKEECRKCHTSRWKEDNGKGKKIPWKVLRYFPIKPRLQRLFMSKDLAKDMRWHKDERLEDGDYLRHPADSIVWKEFDKKHAWFAADSRNVRLGLASDGFNPFGNMSTSYSMWPVVLMPYNLPPWRCMKDPYMILSLLIPGRKAPGNKIDVYLQSLVDDLKELWNEGIKTYDSSKQHSFKLHAALLWTINDFPAYANLSGWSTKGKLACPICNENTESSYLKSSHKLCYMGHHRFLPQEHNWGQKKEFFDGTEEHRIAPNELSGDQLLQQLMNVPKVQFGDDEATRKRKRTKIELNWTKKSIFFELPYWSTLKLRHNLDVMHIEKNICDSVLGTLMYDSGKGKNKDTSKARKDLEDMGIRKDLHLQKIGTSTKMPQAKYTLTKVENTRFCDWLKNVKFPDGYASNISRCVNTNEGTISGMKSHDLHVLLQRLLPVAIRGYFNDNIRTTLTELCLFFKDLCSRTLKLDVLNQMKEDIVVILCKMEMIFPPAFFDIMVHLALYLPREAELASPVQFR